From a region of the Rathayibacter sp. VKM Ac-2804 genome:
- a CDS encoding SURF1 family cytochrome oxidase biogenesis protein produces the protein MTQSRPPQSTVWQVARRPRWLAALVLALVIAGLFAALGQWQVGRAVEAAAPDSGISETVLPLDEVAAPSRPITATADGQRVDGTSELVPGGAEILGGRLNGEQPGWWVIARTRTADADLVVAYGWTADREQAESVAERLNDGAQTAPTAFTGRLVANEAAEVPAEGTDPMTLTALSIPALINRWTDPPLDVYQGYVVVDQPIAGLEAIDSPARVTDVSLNWLNVFYAIEWVVFAGFALYLWFRLVRDAWERETEEALEAEQLAQSPVTASAP, from the coding sequence ATGACGCAGAGCCGCCCGCCGCAGAGCACGGTCTGGCAGGTCGCCCGCCGCCCGCGCTGGCTCGCGGCCCTCGTCCTGGCCCTCGTCATCGCCGGGCTGTTCGCGGCCCTCGGCCAGTGGCAGGTCGGACGCGCGGTCGAGGCCGCGGCCCCCGACTCCGGGATCTCCGAGACCGTGCTGCCGCTCGACGAGGTGGCCGCCCCGTCGCGCCCGATCACCGCGACCGCCGACGGCCAGCGCGTGGACGGGACCTCCGAGCTCGTCCCGGGCGGCGCCGAGATCCTCGGCGGACGTCTGAACGGCGAGCAGCCGGGCTGGTGGGTCATCGCGCGCACCCGCACCGCTGACGCCGACCTCGTGGTCGCCTACGGCTGGACCGCGGACCGCGAGCAGGCGGAGAGCGTCGCCGAGCGCCTGAACGACGGTGCACAGACCGCTCCGACCGCGTTCACCGGACGCCTGGTCGCGAACGAGGCGGCCGAGGTGCCCGCCGAGGGCACCGACCCGATGACCCTGACCGCGCTGTCGATCCCCGCGCTGATCAACCGCTGGACCGACCCGCCGCTGGACGTCTACCAGGGCTACGTCGTCGTCGATCAGCCGATCGCGGGGCTGGAGGCGATCGACTCGCCGGCCCGCGTCACCGACGTCTCGCTGAACTGGCTCAACGTCTTCTACGCGATCGAGTGGGTCGTCTTCGCCGGCTTCGCGCTCTACCTGTGGTTCCGCCTCGTCCGCGACGCCTGGGAGCGCGAGACCGAGGAGGCCCTCGAGGCCGAGCAGCTCGCGCAGAGCCCGGTCACCGCCTCCGCCCCGTAA
- a CDS encoding cation:proton antiporter: MHHGEDLIVLGVLFVVAYVLGRLGRTIGLPAIPIYMVVGLLASPNFHLFPLDFESSYIELTAVFGLILLLFNLGLEFDQDEFYGNAGRLILSGGSYIAVNMAAGLAFGFLLGWGSREALIIAGITATSSSAIVTKLLIELKRLANPETPMILGVTVVEDIFIAVYLAIVSVVLSGETEPWPVVLKLVIAFAFLVVMFAIARWGGRVVSRFFRTRDDELFTILFFGLAILFGGIGEVLGVTDAIGAFLIGLVIGATRFRARVERIAIPLRDVFGAFFFVNFGLGLDPGAFPDVVLPVIAASVMTIVLNLGAGQFVAWLNKLGPRAGLNAAFILHNRGEFALILATLSLSAGLDERIQPFAGLYVLIMAIVGPILASRSESIGLFLSRRRHRPKPAARSAMAEEDFALVEAAMAEGGADERPQSDAPDARVAEPAPRPRRPVEPDELDDEFPDPMRQALIDQAMQQSDGIDSDRPRRPREPDY; this comes from the coding sequence ATGCACCACGGCGAAGACCTCATCGTCCTCGGTGTCCTGTTCGTCGTCGCCTACGTCCTCGGGCGGCTGGGGCGCACGATCGGCCTCCCGGCCATCCCGATCTACATGGTCGTCGGCCTGCTCGCGAGCCCGAACTTCCACCTCTTCCCGCTCGACTTCGAGTCGTCCTACATCGAGCTGACGGCGGTCTTCGGGCTGATCCTGCTGCTGTTCAACCTCGGCCTGGAGTTCGATCAGGACGAGTTCTACGGCAACGCGGGGCGGCTGATCCTCTCCGGCGGCTCCTACATCGCCGTCAACATGGCCGCCGGGCTCGCCTTCGGCTTCCTGCTGGGCTGGGGCAGCCGCGAGGCGCTGATCATCGCGGGCATCACGGCGACGAGCTCGAGCGCGATCGTGACGAAGCTGCTGATCGAGCTCAAGCGCCTCGCCAACCCGGAGACGCCGATGATCCTCGGCGTGACGGTGGTCGAGGACATCTTCATCGCGGTCTACCTGGCGATCGTGTCGGTCGTGCTCTCGGGCGAGACCGAGCCGTGGCCGGTCGTCCTCAAGCTGGTCATCGCGTTCGCGTTCCTCGTGGTGATGTTCGCGATCGCGCGCTGGGGCGGCCGGGTGGTCTCGCGGTTCTTCCGCACCCGCGACGACGAGCTGTTCACGATCCTCTTCTTCGGGCTCGCGATCCTCTTCGGCGGGATCGGCGAGGTCCTCGGCGTCACCGACGCGATCGGCGCGTTCCTCATCGGCCTGGTGATCGGCGCCACCCGCTTCCGCGCGCGGGTCGAGCGGATCGCGATCCCGCTCCGCGACGTCTTCGGCGCCTTCTTCTTCGTCAACTTCGGCCTCGGCCTGGATCCCGGTGCCTTCCCCGATGTGGTCCTGCCGGTGATCGCCGCCTCCGTGATGACGATCGTGCTCAACCTCGGCGCCGGCCAGTTCGTCGCCTGGCTGAACAAGCTCGGCCCGCGCGCCGGGCTGAACGCGGCCTTCATCCTGCACAACCGCGGCGAGTTCGCGCTCATCCTGGCGACGCTCTCGCTCTCGGCGGGGCTCGACGAGCGGATCCAGCCGTTCGCCGGCCTCTACGTCCTGATCATGGCGATCGTGGGCCCGATCCTGGCGTCGCGCTCGGAGAGCATCGGGCTGTTCCTCTCGCGCCGACGGCACCGGCCGAAGCCGGCCGCCCGCAGCGCGATGGCGGAGGAGGACTTCGCCCTGGTCGAGGCGGCGATGGCGGAGGGCGGTGCGGACGAGCGCCCGCAGAGCGACGCGCCGGACGCGCGGGTCGCCGAGCCGGCACCACGTCCGCGCCGCCCGGTCGAGCCCGACGAGCTGGACGACGAGTTCCCGGATCCGATGCGGCAGGCCCTGATCGACCAGGCGATGCAGCAGTCCGACGGGATCGACTCCGACCGGCCGCGGCGCCCGCGCGAGCCCGACTACTGA
- a CDS encoding TrkA C-terminal domain-containing protein: MVEVRRVKLPGVGVLHTFLTADGGKVGVIAHRSGHSDLITFAEGDQDGAKVSLRLSDDEAHTLAELLGGTQITESLTALDQIPGLSIDWFTVDYDDHIAGQQLGKPADRGIVGLTVVAVVRGDAANPAPAPDFRVFPGDTLVVAGSPEKVAKAFAFFRSGVFAKAPETPPGV, translated from the coding sequence ATGGTCGAGGTCCGCAGGGTCAAGCTGCCCGGTGTCGGTGTCCTGCACACCTTCCTCACCGCCGACGGCGGCAAAGTCGGCGTCATCGCGCACCGCTCGGGTCACAGCGACCTCATCACCTTCGCCGAGGGCGACCAGGACGGTGCGAAGGTCTCGCTCCGGCTCAGCGACGACGAGGCGCACACCCTCGCCGAGCTCCTCGGCGGCACCCAGATCACCGAGTCGCTGACCGCGCTCGACCAGATCCCCGGCCTCTCGATCGACTGGTTCACCGTCGATTACGACGACCACATCGCGGGCCAGCAGCTCGGCAAGCCCGCCGACCGCGGGATCGTCGGCCTGACGGTCGTCGCCGTCGTCCGCGGCGACGCGGCCAACCCCGCTCCCGCCCCCGACTTCCGGGTGTTCCCCGGCGACACGCTCGTCGTCGCCGGCAGCCCCGAGAAGGTCGCCAAGGCCTTCGCCTTCTTCCGCTCCGGCGTCTTCGCCAAGGCTCCCGAGACGCCGCCCGGAGTCTGA